A segment of the Eleutherodactylus coqui strain aEleCoq1 chromosome 6, aEleCoq1.hap1, whole genome shotgun sequence genome:
tttgcgctcttttgcccgctggagtctcatctttctttttctcttagacacaatggcgctggaactggtcacctgctgttatagtccatccgtgctaaggaacggcgagttgtgcgttcggacatgttagttggagacCCAGCGTTGTATTAGGCCAACTTTGCAGTGCCTGTTGGTCAAAATGATTcccgacatcctcctctgacccctttcagtgatcagTTGTTTCCATCAACAGAATCCCATTTTGCTGGCTGTTTTCTtgaatcacaccattctcggaaTACTCTCCATACCGTTACATGATaaacacccccctcccccacacactggtTGGCAGGGAGCCCCCTGCtggtctagcaccaatgactggcctcgttggaagtcactccgatcactggattttcccatctaatgtggattcacactgaaactgagccATGGAAAACTATGCtgaactccggggtcacggggagaatctcCATAAGAGCCAATCGTGACAGGGGAAGAGGCTCTGATGAAggtgccattcagtgtatataactGATGGATGGCGTAAACCTAGTGGCAGGGTTTAGGCGGTAGGGTTACCCTCTGCGGTGTGTGTAAGACAGCACCGCGGTGCAGCGACAGCTCTTAAACACTAACTGTATACACAGTACTTGAGGGAGAAACAAGCAGCGCTGCACTCCAGGGAGCAATGCTACCGCCGGCTCCTAATCCATGAACATCCACATTATTCCTGCTATTTGTCTTGACAGTTTTACGATATAAAGTATCAGTCAGTGACGCGCCGGCTGCGATCGTGATGGACGACGTGAGAAACGAGATAATGCGTTTTCTGTCCTCCAGCTCGGCGTCCTTCTCAGTGATGGATTCTTCCCTCCAAAATATCATGAAGCATCGGAGGAGCCTGGCGATGTCCTTACAAATAAAGCTCGGAGGGGCTGTCACCCTGTCATCTATCCTCTGaagccccccacacagcggacaCTGCTTAGCCTCTACAGCCACTCGTCCCCGCAGCCCATTCCTGTAGGTTTGCAGCTCCTCCATCCCTTACTGGGCTCCCCGGGTCTAGTGAGCACCACCAACAACAATAATTCTCCCTGAGGCTAGTGACCATCAGCCGCACAACCAGCGATGACAGACCTCGGATCTAGCGATCACTACCAGTACTACAAGCGATGACACACCCCGGGTCTAGTGACCATCATCACCAGCTATCACTCACTCTGGGTCTAGTGACCACCACCAGTGATAAAACCCCCGGTCTAATGATCACCAGCAAAAATATGACTGGGTCTAGTGACTACCACCAGTGATACCAGCAATCACGCACTACGAATCTAGTGCGCACCACCAACGATTACACACCCCAGATCTAGGGACCACCACCAGCTCTATCAAAGATGACACATCCTGGATCAAGTGACCACTAGCACTACCTGCAATCACAGATCCCAAGTCTAGTGACCATTACAGCGATGACACACCCCGAGTCTAGTGACCACCATCAGCAATCACACACATGTTGAGAGACCACTAACAGCGATGACACACCTGGAGTCTAGTGACCACCAGCAAAGCCCACACCCAGAGTCTAGTGACAATTACCAGTGATGACACATCTTGGGTCTAGCAACAGCTAGCATTTCCAGCGATGACAGACCATGGGTCCAGGGACCACCAGCAAATCACACATCCCAGGTCTAATAACATCCAGCACTACAAAAGATGACATACCACTGGGTCTAGTGACCACCACCACTAGCAATCACATAGAATGGTAaaattggaaggaacctccaggatcatctAGTCCAACAGTGCAGAATCACAGATGTCTGTTCAGgctgtgatttattagtatacccaagtctttgtcACATGTAGTGCTGcggcttagctcaattcctcccattctgtaagtGCTTTCTtcacttttcttgcccagatgtaggactttgcatttctccttgctaaataccattctgttgtcGCTGCCCACTCTTCAAGctcttctagatctttttgaatactctccctctcttccctagtgttagctatccctcctagctttgcgtcgtctgtaaatgtgatcagtttcccatcaattccctcatccagatcatttataaaaatattgaacagcactgggccgaggacagagccttgtggtaccccacttgatacatttttaaccactctttgagtacgatcacgcagccagttgtgaatccacctaacagttgccttgtcaatcctatatttggtcattttttcaataaatatggtatgagatactttgtcaaatgctttactaaagtcaaggtatactatatccaccgcatttacctgatcaacccagtcagtgatactgtcatagaaggaaattagatttgtctggcatgatttgcttgttaaaaacccatgctggctctggtaattactccattctcatccaagtacttgcacacatgctgttcaataatttgttcagagatctttcctggtatagaagtcaggctcacaggcctgtagtttccggaTTCacatttttgaagatggggacatttgcctttttccaatcttctgggacttctcctgttctccaggaattttcaaaaattatggcgagtggctcagcaaatACCTCTGCTTCTtcatttagtatcctaggatgtaattcatctggaccttgagacttgaatgcatttaagttagctaagttttccctcaccatctctctgcttatatatagcctgcattattttattccccgatagcacagggaagatcagctgatgttacatctactttctgagagaaaacagatacaaaataggaatttaaacatttggcttctcaacataatttttaaccaattcaccatgttttatcctgtaaacatcctatagtgtctctgacttttcttttgattttGACCCCAAAATCCTTTATTGCTTTTGGtttctcttacaagcctcaattcattattagctctgccttttctgacacttgccctacagtttctgcagaccgcattatattcttctttagatatttccccctctttcaacttgattaacatatttttctttctttttagcaAGTGTGtaagttttgtgttcatccatcctgttttttttaatgtttcctaTTCTTCCTTTTTCTTAATATTTTGCCTTTCTGCATAGTGCTAGGAGCTGCTGTTTGTACCTGCCCTTACattcttgtatcagtaagtatggccgcttTGAGTGATGCTTGTTCAGTCTCTACTGCAGCTGCTGCATTGTATTCATAAGTCTCAGCAGGATGCGCAGACACACAATGTCACAGAGAAAACAATTAAAAATGGCATTATTAGTACCAATAACTTTGCCATTTCTGTCTTGTTCCTTGTAAACACCGACCGGGACAAACATTATAGAGCCAATTTATGGAAACAGTCTCTTTGGcccctagcagccaatcacagcacaatgaggaacgaaagctgcactgtgattggttgctacaggcagcAGTGTTCAAAAacactacaaccaatcacagagcagctttcattttaccacagtacAATGAAGAATGAAAGCTCTAtccatgattggttgctatgagcagtagAGAAAGTTTACACAATCTGCAactaatcacagtgcaactttcattttaccactgGTTCATTCATGTGGTCTGCATATTATATGAACGGGTTCATGTTAACAGCGGCCCGGCAGTTCAGAATAAGTCTGGTCAAGGACCTAACAGATACCATCCTGAACTCTCAAGTTGTGGAAAAATTTGAGACAACTGGAAGCGTTTTGACTGAACAGGTCAGAGGCCGGATGTCGTCTGATCGCACGGTGTAGGATTGATTGCAGCGCCAACCCTTAAGATGACTTTCGGAAGAAATCGGCATTCCTTATTCAACGTATCACAGAGCTGATAAAAGTGACACTGCACCCATATCACGTCCGGAGTCCAAGAGTGGCTCCAGGTCCGGTGTATGTCGGATGAGAGGGGAAGAACATTTGTGAACATGCTGGATCATTTCTCACCTGCTGCAAATTCTCGAATGTTTTCAGGTCTCCTCAATAAAACGTcacttgaaaaaaaagaaattacattATGAGAGGACAGGCAGGGAGTGACTCGACACGAGCCATTGGTGCCACATGCATGGACTGACCCGCCACACGTCATGGGGGGGGATGGCCAAACGCATGGATCGATCCGCCACACACAGGGAGCGACCAGTCGCACTtcaggtggggaagggggggctaGCACGCAGGAAGCCACCCGCCATACATCAGCGGAGGATGCATCCGAGGAGGACATGTCAGGAGGGCGTACATGTAAATGATACTCGGCACATGTCAGGGGGAGGGCGCACTGGGGAGGACACGTCAAAGGGAAGGACACACTGGAGAAGCACGCGTCAAAGGGAAGGCACAGCGGGGAAAGGACGCAGTGGGATAGGGGACGCGTCCGTGGCAGGGACGCATCCAGGGTGGGACGCGtccggggtggggtgggggaagggATGCGTCTGCGGGGGGAGACGTGTCAGGGGGAGGAACACACTAGGGAAGGGCCGCGtccggggatgggggggggggcataaaggAAGCATCCGGGGGAGAAGGAGGGACGCACTGGGGAAGGGaagcgtcggggggggggggggggggacacactggGGAAGGGaggcgtcgggggggggggggacgcactGGGGAAGGACACACTGGGGAAGGGACGCATCGGAGGGAGGACGCACTGGGGAAGGGATGcgtcggcgggggggggggggaggacgcaCTGGGGAAGGGACGCGTCGGGGGGGGAGGACGCACTGGGGAAGGGACGCGTCGGGGGGGGGAGGACGCACTGGGGAAGGACACACTGGGGAAGGGACGCATCGGGGGGAGGACGCACTGGGGAAGGGACGCGTCGGGGGGAAGGACGCACTGGGGAAGGGATGTGTCGGGGGGAAGGACGCACTGGGGAAGGGACGcgtcggggaaggggggggacgcACTGGGGAAGGGACGCGTCGGGGGAGAACGCACTGGGAAAGGGACGCGTCGGGGGGAGAACGCACTGGGAAAGGGACGCGTCGGGGTGAGAACGCACTGGGAAAGGGACGCGTCGGGGGGAGGGCGCACTGGGAAAGGGACGCGTCGGGGGGAGGGCGCACTGGGAAAGGGACGCGTCGGGGGGAGGGCGCACTGGGAAAGGGACGCGTCGGGGGGAGGACGCACTGGGAAAGGGACGTGTCGGGAAAGGGACGCGTCGGGGCGAGGGACGCACTGGGGAGGGGacacgtcggggggggggggggacgcactGGGGAAGGGACGCGTCGGAGACACCATGTCAAGATAAGGAACATTAGAGAGGACATGTTACTCATCATAGGAGGAGGTACTCTGCATAAAACACAGACgttgatgacgtcaccagagACGGGGCCGGAGGTAACAAAGTGCTATAATTACCGGATGAACTCAGAAAGCAGCAACTTCACTTCCTGGTGGGTCCTCAGATATTCCTCATTACTGATCCGGGTCTGAATCTACAACAGGACGATGGAAATTTATAAGCCatgcatatattatatacacacacaaaaatatataCACGGACACTAGCCATAGACTGTATATACAGGAGTGTAGGGGGCACTGCCAGTGTATAGAGGCTGTATATACAGGCGTGTAGGGGGCACTGCCAGTGTATAGAGGCTGTATATACAGGAGTGTAGGGGGCGCTGCCCAGTGTATAGAGGCTGTATATACAGGAGTGTAGGGGGCACTGCCAGTGTATAGAGGCTGTATATACAGGAGTGTAGGGGGCGCTGCCCAGTGTATAGAGGCTGCATATACAGGAGTGTAGGGGGCGCTGCCCAGTGTATAGAGGCTGCATATACCAGAATGTAGGGGGCACTGCCCAGTATAATGAGGCTGTATATATAGAAGTGCAGGGG
Coding sequences within it:
- the RIIAD1 gene encoding RIIa domain-containing protein 1; translated protein: MSAGTDSGALNCEQQRRLRDWKIQTRISNEEYLRTHQEVKLLLSEFIRDVLLRRPENIREFAADYFTDPALRDKIQEKRRP